In one window of Rhodoglobus vestalii DNA:
- a CDS encoding MogA/MoaB family molybdenum cofactor biosynthesis protein, with product MLGDSTSVAVITVSDRSSRGERADLSGPRAVELLNEQGYSATLTVIPDGIDSVTGAIRAAIESGARVVITSGGTGIAPRDLTPEGTRPLLTRELPGIAEALRRDGARNTETAVLSRGLAGISDSTLVANLPGSVKAVEEGLAVLLPLIPHIVDQLDGGDH from the coding sequence ATGCTGGGTGATTCAACCTCTGTGGCGGTGATCACCGTCTCGGATCGGAGTTCACGCGGAGAGCGCGCCGACCTGTCGGGGCCGCGCGCCGTGGAGTTGCTCAACGAACAGGGTTACAGCGCGACGCTGACGGTGATCCCGGATGGCATCGACTCCGTCACCGGTGCCATTCGCGCCGCCATTGAGTCCGGAGCGCGTGTGGTGATCACCAGTGGCGGCACAGGGATTGCGCCGCGGGATCTCACCCCCGAGGGAACTCGCCCGCTGCTCACCCGCGAACTTCCTGGAATCGCCGAAGCACTCCGCCGTGACGGAGCCCGCAACACGGAAACGGCGGTTCTGAGCCGGGGTCTCGCGGGCATCAGCGACAGCACGCTTGTTGCCAATCTTCCCGGTTCAGTGAAGGCGGTGGAGGAAGGCTTAGCGGTGCTGTTGCCCCTGATCCCGCATATTGTCGACCAACTCGATGGCGGCGACCACTAG
- the radA gene encoding DNA repair protein RadA, giving the protein MARAVTNFRCTECGWSSIKWVGRCGECQQWGTVIDAAEATGISKRVATVAVAGSSAAQAITDIGAESVAHWPSGINEFDRVLGGGVVPGAAILLSGEPGVGKSTLLLEVASRAAASGQRVLYVTAEESVSQVRLRAERTNALHPSLFLAAETDLGTILGQIDHVKPQLVIVDSVQTVASAATEGIAGGPSQVREVASTLIRISKDQNLPVLLVGHVTKDGTIAGPRLLEHLVDVVLQFEGDRQTALRFVRAHKNRFGSTDEVGCFEMTGEGIAEVADPSGLFLSHTRRPVSGTCVTIALEGRRALPVEVQALIVKSQAPQPRRVVNGVDASRVAMLLAVLERRAGIPLSGFDVYVSTVGGIRVTEPGADLAIALAIASAYKDKAFAPAMAVVGEISLAGEIRPASSAKQRLAEAARLGFGTVLDSEAGHIREALRLAFAGAVDERVEIPEF; this is encoded by the coding sequence ATGGCCCGAGCTGTAACAAATTTTCGCTGCACCGAGTGCGGCTGGTCGAGCATCAAATGGGTGGGCCGCTGCGGTGAATGTCAGCAGTGGGGCACCGTGATTGATGCCGCCGAGGCCACCGGAATCTCCAAGCGAGTCGCCACCGTCGCCGTTGCCGGCTCGAGTGCAGCCCAAGCCATCACCGACATTGGCGCCGAATCTGTCGCCCACTGGCCGAGCGGCATCAACGAATTCGACCGGGTGCTCGGCGGAGGTGTTGTTCCCGGGGCCGCCATCCTGTTGAGCGGCGAACCCGGCGTCGGTAAATCGACGCTGCTGCTCGAAGTCGCATCGCGGGCTGCGGCATCCGGTCAGCGCGTGCTCTACGTCACGGCCGAAGAATCCGTCAGCCAGGTGCGGCTCCGTGCCGAACGCACCAACGCCCTGCACCCCTCACTCTTTCTCGCAGCCGAAACCGATCTCGGCACCATCCTCGGCCAGATCGATCACGTCAAACCGCAACTTGTTATTGTCGACTCCGTGCAGACCGTCGCTTCCGCCGCCACCGAAGGCATTGCCGGCGGGCCATCCCAGGTGCGCGAAGTAGCCTCCACCCTCATCCGCATCAGCAAAGATCAGAACCTTCCCGTGCTGCTCGTCGGTCACGTCACCAAAGATGGCACCATCGCCGGGCCCCGCCTGCTCGAACACCTCGTGGATGTCGTGCTCCAGTTCGAAGGCGACCGCCAGACAGCGCTGCGCTTCGTGCGCGCGCACAAGAACCGTTTCGGCTCCACCGACGAAGTGGGCTGCTTCGAGATGACCGGCGAAGGCATCGCCGAAGTTGCCGACCCCAGCGGCCTCTTCCTCTCCCACACACGCCGCCCCGTCAGCGGCACCTGCGTCACCATCGCCCTCGAAGGTCGACGAGCCCTCCCGGTTGAGGTGCAAGCCCTCATCGTCAAATCGCAGGCCCCCCAACCGCGTCGCGTCGTCAATGGCGTCGACGCCTCCCGGGTTGCCATGCTGCTGGCGGTGCTTGAGCGGCGAGCGGGAATTCCCCTCTCAGGGTTCGACGTGTACGTCTCTACCGTGGGCGGCATCCGCGTGACAGAGCCGGGGGCTGACCTCGCGATCGCCCTCGCCATTGCCAGTGCTTACAAAGACAAAGCGTTCGCACCAGCGATGGCTGTGGTCGGCGAGATCAGTCTTGCCGGAGAAATTCGGCCAGCGTCATCAGCAAAACAACGGCTTGCCGAGGCCGCCCGACTCGGATTCGGTACCGTACTCGACTCGGAGGCCGGTCACATTCGCGAGGCTCTGCGACTAGCATTCGCCGGCGCCGTCGACGAACGCGTCGAGATCCCCGAGTTTTGA
- a CDS encoding rhodanese-like domain-containing protein, whose amino-acid sequence MNTIDPKALSELTNPVIIDVREPVEYVAGHAPTAASIPLGELIARVEELDRDNTVYMICESGGRSGQAVEWLNTQGFDAVNVEGGTSAWRNSGLQITKES is encoded by the coding sequence ATGAACACCATTGACCCCAAAGCCCTCTCCGAACTCACCAACCCCGTCATCATCGACGTGCGCGAACCCGTCGAATACGTGGCCGGGCATGCGCCGACCGCCGCAAGTATTCCCCTCGGCGAACTCATCGCCCGCGTCGAGGAACTCGACCGCGACAACACCGTCTACATGATCTGCGAAAGCGGCGGGCGCAGCGGCCAAGCGGTCGAATGGCTAAACACTCAAGGCTTCGACGCCGTCAATGTTGAGGGCGGAACCTCCGCCTGGCGCAACTCCGGCCTGCAGATCACGAAAGAGAGCTAA
- a CDS encoding zf-TFIIB domain-containing protein translates to MLDDLHTPNCERCLLRMNAIERNGVVVWQCPQCGLVRL, encoded by the coding sequence ATGCTTGACGATCTACACACACCGAATTGTGAGCGGTGCCTCCTGCGGATGAATGCCATCGAACGTAACGGCGTGGTCGTCTGGCAGTGCCCACAGTGCGGCCTCGTGAGACTGTAA
- a CDS encoding helix-turn-helix transcriptional regulator produces MSKYLSPDQVVELIPGMSKGALAQLRFTGKGPRYRKPTPKTVIYVESEVIEWIENSARFGTALEAV; encoded by the coding sequence GTGAGCAAGTATCTTTCACCCGATCAAGTGGTCGAGCTAATCCCTGGCATGAGCAAAGGCGCACTCGCCCAACTCAGATTTACCGGCAAAGGACCGCGCTACCGGAAGCCAACCCCGAAGACGGTTATCTACGTCGAATCGGAAGTCATCGAGTGGATCGAGAACAGCGCCCGATTCGGCACCGCACTGGAGGCCGTATGA
- a CDS encoding helix-turn-helix domain-containing protein: protein MPETVSYNPGERIAHYRKLAKLSAEELAERAGFGLTRSIIANLENGRKEDLTVRQLIAVAFVLGVTPAALVFDLLDPYGYSTLIETETDTIQTQNWLAYNWFGGEFTPSELVVKTLSEDAVDAPALEDDNWTVHYLLKQRASLLWALGAQTSLLSEMETNARAHGSFSQLLEFAEYKDAKAKIRDFSAELYSIDGQLRSKYKVLIDKPITHPRSPFD from the coding sequence ATGCCTGAAACTGTCTCTTATAACCCTGGTGAGCGAATCGCCCACTATCGGAAACTCGCAAAGCTGAGTGCTGAAGAGCTGGCGGAGCGCGCTGGTTTCGGACTCACGCGGTCGATAATTGCGAACCTCGAGAACGGGCGGAAAGAAGATTTAACAGTTCGTCAGCTCATAGCTGTAGCTTTCGTGCTTGGCGTGACCCCCGCTGCTCTGGTCTTCGACCTTCTTGACCCTTACGGATACTCAACGCTGATCGAAACTGAAACCGACACGATCCAGACACAGAATTGGTTGGCCTATAACTGGTTCGGTGGAGAGTTCACTCCTTCTGAGCTGGTAGTCAAAACGCTGAGCGAAGACGCGGTCGATGCTCCTGCGCTCGAAGACGACAATTGGACAGTTCACTATCTACTTAAGCAACGCGCGTCTTTGCTTTGGGCGCTTGGTGCTCAGACTTCACTTTTATCGGAGATGGAGACGAATGCAAGAGCGCACGGCTCTTTTTCGCAGTTGCTCGAATTCGCTGAGTACAAGGATGCGAAGGCCAAGATTAGAGACTTTTCAGCCGAGCTGTACTCCATCGACGGTCAGCTTCGGAGTAAGTACAAGGTGCTAATTGATAAGCCCATTACCCACCCACGCTCACCCTTCGACTGA
- a CDS encoding TerC family protein: protein MNVPLWAWLTVIGVILVMLAIDLIAHRTAHVIGVREAASWSVFWVASGVTFGGIVWWLFGAEFGQQYFAGFVIEKSLAVDNVFVWAIIFSAFAVPPQFQHRVLFLGVLGALVFRGIFIAAGAALISSFGWVLYVFGAFLVFTGIQMLRKRNEHYNPEKSRVLKLFRSRVPMTDAFYGQKLVIRKAGVLLATPLLAVLVLVEVTDIVFAVDSIPAIFAVTSEPFLVFTANAFAILGLRAMYFLLADLMHRFIYLKVGLAILLVWVGVKMLLLELFYIPTTVSLGVIFVILATSIGASLWVTRGQPRHVIAPPTGGGFRMATDEELAEVDPPRSARSRARIRQLIR, encoded by the coding sequence ATGAACGTTCCGCTCTGGGCTTGGCTCACCGTTATCGGTGTGATTCTGGTGATGCTCGCGATTGATTTGATTGCGCACCGCACCGCACATGTCATTGGGGTGCGCGAAGCCGCATCGTGGTCCGTCTTCTGGGTTGCCTCCGGCGTGACCTTTGGTGGAATAGTTTGGTGGCTGTTTGGGGCGGAGTTCGGTCAGCAGTACTTCGCCGGCTTTGTTATCGAGAAGTCACTCGCGGTCGATAACGTGTTCGTCTGGGCGATCATTTTCAGCGCGTTTGCGGTACCGCCACAATTCCAGCACCGAGTGCTATTTCTCGGCGTTCTGGGTGCGCTCGTGTTCCGCGGAATCTTTATCGCGGCCGGCGCAGCCCTGATCAGCAGTTTCGGTTGGGTGCTCTACGTGTTTGGTGCATTCCTGGTGTTCACGGGAATCCAGATGCTTCGTAAGCGCAACGAACATTACAACCCAGAAAAGTCGCGGGTTCTGAAACTGTTCAGGAGCCGCGTGCCCATGACCGATGCGTTCTATGGACAGAAACTTGTGATCCGCAAAGCGGGCGTCTTGCTTGCTACCCCACTCTTGGCAGTTCTGGTGCTGGTCGAAGTGACCGACATCGTCTTTGCGGTCGACTCGATACCGGCAATCTTTGCCGTCACCAGCGAACCTTTTCTGGTGTTCACCGCAAACGCGTTTGCCATCCTCGGCCTGCGAGCAATGTACTTTCTTCTGGCAGACCTCATGCACCGCTTCATCTACCTGAAGGTTGGGCTCGCCATCTTGCTCGTGTGGGTCGGAGTCAAGATGCTGCTCCTTGAGTTGTTCTACATTCCCACCACGGTATCGCTCGGCGTCATCTTCGTTATCCTCGCTACCTCAATTGGCGCGAGCCTCTGGGTAACCCGCGGTCAGCCCCGCCACGTTATTGCGCCCCCAACGGGCGGCGGATTCCGGATGGCGACCGACGAAGAACTCGCCGAAGTCGACCCGCCGCGATCGGCCCGGTCTCGTGCCCGCATCAGGCAGCTCATCAGGTAG
- a CDS encoding metal-sensitive transcriptional regulator, which yields MTASAAPAEARTGHDPEAMRKVMNRLKRAEGQLRALTESINSESNCKDVVTQLAAVSKALDRAGYLIIANALQSCAINDADGEGSHDGMSSDDIEKLFLSLA from the coding sequence ATGACCGCTAGCGCCGCACCCGCCGAGGCCCGCACCGGGCACGATCCCGAAGCAATGCGCAAAGTGATGAATCGGCTCAAACGTGCAGAAGGACAGCTTCGCGCGCTCACCGAATCCATCAACTCCGAATCGAACTGCAAAGACGTCGTAACCCAGCTCGCCGCCGTCAGCAAAGCGCTCGACCGTGCCGGCTACCTGATCATCGCCAACGCCCTCCAATCGTGTGCCATCAATGACGCGGATGGCGAAGGCAGTCACGACGGAATGTCATCAGACGATATCGAGAAACTTTTTCTCAGTCTCGCGTAG
- the moaC gene encoding cyclic pyranopterin monophosphate synthase MoaC, giving the protein MSDQPFTHLDSAGQARMVDVTAKTPTVREATAAGFVRCSPVIIDALRSGSASKGDVLAVARIAGIQAAKRTAELLPLAHIIGVHGVTVDLEVTDDGVAVVSIVRTADRTGVEMEAMTAVAVAALAIVDMVKGMDKSVQIENVRLLAKSGGRSGDWHRPE; this is encoded by the coding sequence ATGAGCGATCAGCCTTTCACCCACCTTGATTCTGCCGGCCAGGCTCGCATGGTCGATGTCACCGCTAAGACTCCCACCGTGCGCGAGGCGACGGCTGCCGGTTTTGTGCGCTGCTCCCCCGTGATCATTGACGCCCTACGCTCCGGTAGCGCCTCGAAGGGCGATGTTCTTGCTGTTGCCCGGATCGCCGGAATTCAGGCAGCGAAGCGCACCGCCGAGCTGCTACCCCTCGCGCACATCATTGGAGTGCACGGTGTGACGGTCGATCTTGAGGTCACGGATGACGGAGTCGCGGTGGTTTCCATCGTGCGCACCGCAGATCGAACCGGCGTCGAAATGGAAGCCATGACGGCTGTGGCCGTCGCCGCCCTCGCGATTGTCGACATGGTCAAGGGGATGGATAAGTCGGTGCAGATAGAGAATGTGCGCCTGCTCGCGAAGTCGGGCGGACGCTCGGGCGACTGGCACCGCCCCGAATAA
- a CDS encoding phage major capsid protein, translating to MASSTTSPFNKSYLPSDFGDLLIATASQMSVALQVATVVITANNEFRIPTITAEAGAGWYAENADISLSDATAGEEVVRPRKIAGLSKLSSELVDDSSPEATRVVGESVARSIATGIDSAFFGTADGTGVPPKGIGAFADGAITLVTTESGTTTWADSDPFTSAIFKVEALGGNLTSFIANPVDAELLAKLKKETGSNEPLLSPDATSPTTRRLAGAPLFTSSSVAVGTVIGIDKSRTFVVLRKDVGVEVDRSVFFDSDSVAVRGIARVAFGYPHAKSLARVKLSAT from the coding sequence ATGGCATCGTCTACAACTTCCCCATTCAATAAGAGTTATCTCCCGTCAGACTTCGGAGATCTTCTCATCGCTACGGCCTCTCAAATGTCGGTAGCCCTCCAGGTCGCAACCGTCGTGATCACCGCGAATAACGAGTTTCGCATCCCGACCATTACCGCCGAAGCTGGCGCAGGTTGGTATGCAGAAAACGCCGATATCTCTCTCTCCGACGCAACCGCCGGCGAAGAGGTAGTGCGACCTCGCAAGATTGCCGGTCTCTCGAAGCTCAGCTCTGAACTCGTCGATGACTCAAGCCCCGAAGCCACGCGGGTGGTCGGTGAGTCCGTAGCCCGAAGTATCGCCACTGGGATCGATTCCGCATTCTTTGGAACCGCAGACGGTACCGGAGTACCCCCAAAGGGCATCGGGGCATTCGCAGACGGTGCGATAACACTCGTCACCACCGAAAGTGGCACAACCACATGGGCAGACTCCGACCCGTTCACCTCGGCAATCTTTAAGGTCGAAGCGCTCGGCGGGAACCTGACCAGCTTCATCGCCAACCCAGTCGACGCGGAACTACTCGCCAAGCTGAAAAAGGAAACGGGATCAAACGAGCCGCTACTCTCGCCCGACGCGACAAGCCCAACCACCCGCAGGCTCGCCGGCGCGCCCCTGTTCACCAGTTCATCGGTAGCGGTAGGAACCGTCATCGGCATCGACAAGTCACGAACGTTTGTTGTGCTCCGAAAAGATGTCGGCGTAGAGGTAGACCGCAGCGTGTTCTTCGACAGCGACTCAGTTGCCGTTCGAGGAATCGCACGAGTCGCCTTCGGATACCCACACGCCAAGAGTCTCGCCCGCGTCAAGCTCTCCGCAACCTAA
- a CDS encoding tyrosine-type recombinase/integrase — translation MGSVHAYDSATGKRYRVLYRKPDHGQGQKRGFKTKRDAELFLASVEVSKAKGEFVDASAARSTVDALGVEWLKNQTHLKPSSFRPVEIAWRLYVRPEWGKRAVGDIRHSQVQAWVSQISADRGATTVLRAYGVLASILDAALEDRRISANPARGVNLPRKTGKKRVYLSHAQVQALADNAKDRGTLIFFLAYTGLRWGEATGLRVRDLDALRRRVVVNENAVNVGGRIIVGTPKSHTARSVPYPAFLSEPLARECEGKDRAALLFGNGVDHVRLPDSRRGWFVGAVVKSQTADKTFERVTVHDLRHTAASLSISAGANVKAVQRMLGHASAAMTLDTYADLFEDDLDDVATALDQARTSASVANLLPNGDIGKRKTP, via the coding sequence ATGGGTAGCGTTCACGCTTACGATTCGGCCACTGGCAAACGGTACCGAGTCCTTTATCGCAAGCCAGACCACGGCCAGGGGCAGAAGCGCGGCTTCAAAACTAAGCGGGATGCTGAGCTGTTTCTAGCGTCTGTCGAGGTGTCGAAAGCTAAGGGTGAGTTCGTCGATGCGAGCGCGGCACGGTCCACGGTCGACGCTCTCGGTGTGGAGTGGTTGAAGAATCAGACGCACTTGAAGCCGTCATCGTTTCGGCCTGTCGAGATTGCTTGGCGGCTGTACGTTCGGCCTGAGTGGGGAAAGCGTGCGGTCGGAGATATTCGGCATAGTCAGGTGCAAGCGTGGGTTAGCCAGATCAGTGCCGATAGGGGCGCTACGACGGTTCTACGGGCCTACGGTGTGCTGGCCTCAATTCTTGATGCCGCGCTGGAAGATAGACGCATTAGCGCCAACCCTGCGCGTGGTGTGAACCTGCCAAGGAAGACAGGAAAGAAGCGCGTCTACCTGTCCCATGCTCAGGTGCAAGCTCTTGCGGATAATGCCAAAGATCGCGGCACACTGATTTTCTTTCTGGCTTATACGGGGCTTAGGTGGGGTGAGGCTACCGGGCTTAGGGTGCGTGACCTAGACGCGCTCAGGCGGCGCGTAGTGGTTAACGAGAACGCTGTAAATGTCGGCGGTCGGATCATTGTGGGCACGCCAAAGAGTCACACGGCCAGAAGTGTTCCTTATCCGGCGTTTCTGTCTGAGCCGTTGGCGCGTGAGTGCGAGGGCAAAGACCGCGCTGCATTGTTGTTCGGAAACGGTGTCGATCATGTACGCCTGCCAGACTCCCGGCGCGGATGGTTCGTGGGAGCGGTAGTGAAGTCCCAGACGGCTGACAAAACCTTCGAGCGGGTCACAGTTCACGATCTGCGGCACACTGCTGCGAGCCTGTCGATTAGTGCCGGCGCGAACGTTAAGGCGGTTCAGCGGATGCTCGGTCATGCGTCAGCGGCCATGACTTTGGACACCTACGCGGACCTGTTCGAGGATGACTTAGACGACGTTGCGACAGCGCTGGATCAGGCTAGAACTTCTGCAAGTGTTGCCAATTTGTTGCCAAATGGCGATATCGGGAAGCGGAAAACCCCCTAA
- a CDS encoding nuclear transport factor 2 family protein has translation MNSIDDVMDELAIRDLSHRYAMALDKNDVEVWRALFSQGIVFESGTSAPRGLEDVVRIPEDQLKRYKKTLHSVTTQQVFLDGDKATGEVYCVAHHIYEDFHQNDRLPFDLSHNFLIRYDDDYVREDGRWVFARRRIITEARFVHQIIPAAT, from the coding sequence GTGAATTCGATCGACGACGTTATGGACGAACTAGCGATTCGAGATTTGTCGCACCGGTACGCGATGGCGCTCGACAAGAACGATGTCGAGGTGTGGCGGGCATTGTTCTCCCAGGGGATCGTCTTCGAGAGCGGAACTTCGGCGCCGCGAGGGCTGGAAGATGTTGTGCGGATTCCGGAAGACCAGCTGAAGCGCTACAAGAAGACCTTGCACTCCGTCACGACTCAGCAGGTCTTCCTTGATGGCGACAAGGCCACGGGCGAGGTGTATTGCGTCGCCCACCACATCTACGAAGACTTTCATCAGAACGACAGGCTGCCGTTCGACCTGAGCCATAACTTCCTCATTCGCTACGACGACGACTATGTGCGCGAGGACGGCCGCTGGGTTTTCGCGAGACGGCGCATCATCACGGAGGCGCGTTTCGTGCACCAGATCATCCCCGCCGCGACCTGA
- a CDS encoding FAD-dependent oxidoreductase, producing MSTANATPARRRILVIGGVAAGMSFATRMRRRDEHAEIIIFERSGHVSFANCGLAYYLGGVITERDDLLLQTPASLGSRFGLDVRVNHNVTAIHPDEHTITVHNHLDNTTTIEPYDELVIATGASAIIPPMPGSERMLQLRNIEDVDALDAALGALDPSTANTVVLGAGYIGIEMAENLIARGLSVTLVQLDPNILRTFDVEMITPIEAHLRAHGVDLRIGTAAIAVHDTTVELSDGSAVAADVVIAAVGVRPENALAVNAGLTVGAGGGIRVNAGYETSSPHIYAVGDVAEKIGAISGEPGLVALAGPANRDGRYLADTIAGDAVHSPPALGTAIVGVFDLTAASLGSTELALRAAGRNIRVIHTHPVSHAGYFPGAESLSIKLIVDADTDLILGAQAVGRDGVDKRMDVLATATSAGLTASALADLELAYAPQYGSAKDPINHLGYVARNLRDGLSASVQWHETDAELAAGSVLVDVRTAAEFERGGIPHAINIPLDDLRGRLNELGDRRVIAHCQVGQRGHTAVRILSQNGFDAANLDGGYRTWMAAMG from the coding sequence ATGTCTACCGCCAACGCCACTCCCGCCCGCCGCCGCATCCTCGTGATCGGCGGAGTTGCCGCCGGAATGTCCTTTGCCACACGGATGCGCCGTCGCGACGAGCACGCCGAAATTATCATCTTTGAGCGCAGCGGTCACGTCTCCTTCGCCAACTGCGGGCTCGCCTACTACCTCGGCGGTGTCATCACCGAACGCGACGATCTGCTCCTACAAACCCCGGCCAGCCTCGGCAGTCGCTTCGGCCTCGACGTGCGCGTCAACCACAACGTCACCGCCATCCACCCCGACGAGCACACCATCACCGTTCACAACCACCTCGACAACACCACCACCATCGAACCCTACGACGAACTCGTCATCGCTACCGGCGCAAGCGCCATCATCCCCCCGATGCCCGGCAGTGAGCGGATGCTCCAGCTGCGCAACATCGAAGACGTCGATGCGCTCGATGCCGCCCTGGGCGCGCTTGACCCCAGCACGGCAAATACCGTCGTTTTGGGGGCCGGGTATATCGGCATCGAGATGGCCGAAAACCTCATCGCTCGCGGCCTCAGCGTCACACTCGTGCAACTCGACCCCAACATCCTCCGCACCTTTGATGTCGAAATGATCACCCCGATCGAAGCACACCTGCGCGCGCACGGCGTAGACCTGCGCATCGGCACGGCAGCCATCGCAGTGCACGACACCACCGTTGAGCTCAGTGACGGCAGCGCCGTGGCCGCCGACGTCGTCATTGCCGCCGTGGGGGTACGACCGGAAAATGCTCTCGCTGTGAATGCTGGGCTCACTGTGGGTGCTGGCGGCGGCATCCGGGTGAATGCCGGCTACGAGACCAGCTCACCCCATATTTATGCCGTCGGTGATGTTGCCGAAAAGATCGGTGCCATCAGCGGTGAGCCAGGACTTGTTGCACTCGCTGGCCCCGCCAATCGGGATGGTCGGTACCTCGCTGACACCATCGCCGGCGATGCGGTGCACTCCCCACCCGCCCTCGGCACCGCCATCGTGGGAGTCTTCGATCTCACCGCCGCGAGCCTCGGCTCAACCGAGCTAGCGTTGCGAGCAGCCGGCCGCAACATCCGCGTCATCCACACTCACCCGGTCTCACACGCCGGCTACTTCCCCGGCGCCGAATCGCTCTCGATCAAACTCATTGTTGACGCCGACACCGACCTCATCCTGGGTGCCCAAGCCGTCGGCCGAGATGGTGTAGATAAGCGAATGGATGTTCTCGCCACCGCCACCAGCGCCGGCCTCACCGCCAGCGCCCTCGCCGACCTCGAGCTCGCCTACGCCCCACAATACGGGTCAGCCAAAGACCCCATCAATCACCTCGGCTATGTTGCCCGAAATCTGCGCGACGGCCTCAGCGCCTCGGTTCAGTGGCACGAAACTGACGCGGAACTTGCGGCAGGCAGCGTTCTGGTGGATGTTCGAACCGCCGCCGAATTCGAGCGCGGCGGAATCCCGCACGCCATCAACATCCCCCTCGATGACCTGCGCGGCCGGCTCAACGAACTCGGCGACCGACGGGTAATTGCCCACTGCCAGGTTGGGCAGCGTGGCCACACTGCCGTGCGCATCCTCAGCCAGAATGGTTTCGACGCCGCCAACCTTGATGGCGGTTACCGCACCTGGATGGCAGCAATGGGCTAA